acacacacacacacacacacagaggacattCATGGataacgtgtgtgtttgtgtttgtgttttccagtACGGGTACCGACTCCCTGAGCtcgcagaggaggaggtggtgtacTGCAGCGTTTACTTCAGACTGGTGGGAGAGAGACTCTTCACGTATCCTCAAATGATTATAGTTTATAGATTAATTGAGAGCCCGACAAAAGGGTAGTGGACCAGCTGAATGTGCTCAGTGTGTAAAAGCAGCGGAATGTTCCTTTAGCTCTCGTCCTGAGCAGCTATCCTCTGAGCTGCATCCGCCTGCAGCCGCCGCAGTGCTGCCCACGGGCcgacctgcagggggcgctgctctccttcctgtctgacGTCAGGGACCgagtgcagagtgtgtgtggctttCCTGCACGCCTGACCAGGAAACCCCTCACGGCCAGTCTCAACAGTGCAGCATCAGCACAGgtattcacacacatacacacacataaattttatattgtgtgtgtatgggtgtttgtgtgtgtgtacatgcatacacacatatacacacttccacacatatacacacaagcGTATActcatatataaacatatacatgtgtgtgtgtctataatatatgtgcacacacaaatacacacatatacatatatataaacatatatacatgtacacacaaacatacacacacttatgccatatacacaaatacacacatacactataGACActtacacactctctctctctcaactgaACGCCTTTGTCTGATTTACGCGCGTGTTTTCTTCCTGTCACACGAACATATGATTTAACGTGAGCATGTGGAGGTTTGACTTCGGACCATTTCCCACCTTGTAAAATCTTCATTCAAATTTTATGAGCGCTGAGGTGcgatgctgaggaggaggaggaggagggaacgaTACAGACctcaggaggaagacgacggaCACGTGTTAATAAAACATCCCAGTCATACATCATGAACATCTTGAGAACTTGTTCACAcatgttcttctcctcctcttcctcaggtgCTGAGTGATGATGAACAgctccccgctcctcctcctcctccccgaccTGTGAGGCCCTCCCGTGGTTCGCAGCCACCGGCATGGACCCCCCTCTCCCAGCAGGTCGAAGCTCAGGGGCTTCTGGGTAATGGAGGCCGATTTGGGAGCCGTCTGACTCAAAGTCAGGGGTGTCGAGGAGTCAGAGCCTGgccttcatcatcttcatcctcctcacatGTTTCTATTTCCTTTCCTGATCCCTCGGATCAACAGtcagccccctccctctcctcttccttctcctcttcctcttttgtccGACACTTCCAGTCAGCCTcatccctcacctcctcctcagtcctgcccccccctcctcctcctcccccgacTCAAACCTCGATGAATGCTGCTCCCAGACTGGTTCCCATCTTCAAGAACAAGCAGCCATCGCGCCACGTGAACGTCGCCCTGCTGCGGGTCCAgaggacggaggaagaggaggggaggaggaggctgaccCTACCGCCCTCCAGGAAGAACAGACcaacttcctctcctcttcctcttccagactcctcctcctcttcttctcttgcatCCCTTCCAATTCCCCCTCCGCCGATCATTCCTCGCTTCAACTGTCGCCGCGGGCCTCACAGCGGCGCCACCCCTACGCGGCCAGCTCGCCCCAAAATCAGGCGCATGTCCAGCCTCAGTCCCGCGTCCAAGTCGGGACccgggctcctcctcctcctcgctccaaACACAGAGATGAAGCACGGACGAGCAAAGTCCGGCTCCAAAACCCATGTGAAATTCGGCACTGTTAGCGAATCCGTCACTGATTCCGGACGCAAGTTGCAGGAGAAAGCAACAGAACAACCGTCAGCTGCTCTGCCCGagactcctccacctcctccacctccgacCTCCTGCGACAAGGACACGACCTCCACCAGCGGCGGAGCGGTGAGTCCCGACTGACGACTGTGAGAAATGAACTTGTAATTGTTACAGCTTGTTGAACCTCCATCgtcagctgcaggaaactgtgGTTCGTTTGAATCACTGTTGTTTCCCTTGTCGTCCTGTAGAGGGCGCCCTCCTCTAACTTTGACCTGTTGCAGCGTCATGGTTACGGGTGTTTTGGCCCGGTGTCGTCGGATAATCCATAACTTGtttgtaattgaaaaaaaaaagatgagagaaaaaagtttttttttatctttaccCCAAACACGAAAAAACGtcactgaataaaaacattttttttgattcagtcaaaaaaaagaacatcactcatttttcattttttaaatggtccagttttgtttttttcaccaattaattttttgaaaatctgtttCCGACATTGAATTGATGAGTGATGAAAGGCGGAAAGGTGACGCCGAAGTGAAggttaacatttcaaaataaaagtccaagAGGATAACCAGCAATGaaagtaaacagaaaaaattaaaatgagattttttCTGTAAGAAGTTTACTTTCAGGAGATTGAGG
This window of the Scophthalmus maximus strain ysfricsl-2021 chromosome 21, ASM2237912v1, whole genome shotgun sequence genome carries:
- the LOC118291180 gene encoding uncharacterized protein C18orf63-like isoform X4, with protein sequence MVRTEPNVLALKIQFLQSGALRAFGHRRRLQLGSPQCVFPGDLQCCLSYSLITRLAPSWNKAGLYLVSGKGFLAERGRLNAVSMELSTSEGQLCFSIDPSSVRLPPTTLEDFNLPPLALRRFCSDRDSVLDPASSGGTTWCHVLPSMKKGQIITISRRLPRDGPFRTYADLQSHWNRLYGYRLPELAEEEVVYCSVYFRLVGERLFTYPLSCIRLQPPQCCPRADLQGALLSFLSDVRDRVQSVCGFPARLTRKPLTASLNSAASAQVLSDDEQLPAPPPPPRPVRPSRGSQPPAWTPLSQQVEAQGLLGNGGRFGSRLTQSQGCRGVRAWPSSSSSSSHVSISFPDPSDQQSAPSLSSSFSSSSFVRHFQSASSLTSSSVLPPPPPPPPTQTSMNAAPRLVPIFKNKQPSRHVNVALLRVQRTEEEEGRRRLTLPPSRKNRPTSSPLPLPDSSSSSSLASLPIPPPPIIPRFNCRRGPHSGATPTRPARPKIRRMSSLSPASKSGPGLLLLLAPNTEMKHGRAKSGSKTHVKFGTVSESVTDSGRKLQEKATEQPSAALPETPPPPPPPTSCDKDTTSTSGGAGVVFECKPKKSRVAVRDVDVEKMARSNQLFRVNSATLLVWLRGRGVSVSGKHKKDELMLKVMGCLAEA
- the LOC118291180 gene encoding uncharacterized protein C18orf63-like isoform X2, with product MSGVQRSLFFLGLPDLKELVCVTLSLQDDEDPRGKQIHICRELVLLFTDVLASPALDSFTHITVVVAIQFLQSGALRAFGHRRRLQLGSPQCVFPGDLQCCLSYSLITRLAPSWNKAGLYLVSGKGFLAERGRLNAVSMELSTSEGQLCFSIDPSSVRLPPTTLEDFNLPPLALRRFCSDRDSVLDPASSGGTTWCHVLPSMKKGQIITISRRLPRDGPFRTYADLQSHWNRLYGYRLPELAEEEVVYCSVYFRLVGERLFTYPLSCIRLQPPQCCPRADLQGALLSFLSDVRDRVQSVCGFPARLTRKPLTASLNSAASAQVLSDDEQLPAPPPPPRPVRPSRGSQPPAWTPLSQQVEAQGLLGNGGRFGSRLTQSQGCRGVRAWPSSSSSSSHVSISFPDPSDQQSAPSLSSSFSSSSFVRHFQSASSLTSSSVLPPPPPPPPTQTSMNAAPRLVPIFKNKQPSRHVNVALLRVQRTEEEEGRRRLTLPPSRKNRPTSSPLPLPDSSSSSSLASLPIPPPPIIPRFNCRRGPHSGATPTRPARPKIRRMSSLSPASKSGPGLLLLLAPNTEMKHGRAKSGSKTHVKFGTVSESVTDSGRKLQEKATEQPSAALPETPPPPPPPTSCDKDTTSTSGGAGVVFECKPKKSRVAVRDVDVEKMARSNQLFRVNSATLLVWLRGRGVSVSGKHKKDELMLKVMGCLAEA
- the LOC118291180 gene encoding uncharacterized protein C18orf63-like isoform X3; amino-acid sequence: MVRTEPNVLALKSSNTRLFLQIQFLQSGALRAFGHRRRLQLGSPQCVFPGDLQCCLSYSLITRLAPSWNKAGLYLVSGKGFLAERGRLNAVSMELSTSEGQLCFSIDPSSVRLPPTTLEDFNLPPLALRRFCSDRDSVLDPASSGGTTWCHVLPSMKKGQIITISRRLPRDGPFRTYADLQSHWNRLYGYRLPELAEEEVVYCSVYFRLVGERLFTYPLSCIRLQPPQCCPRADLQGALLSFLSDVRDRVQSVCGFPARLTRKPLTASLNSAASAQVLSDDEQLPAPPPPPRPVRPSRGSQPPAWTPLSQQVEAQGLLGNGGRFGSRLTQSQGCRGVRAWPSSSSSSSHVSISFPDPSDQQSAPSLSSSFSSSSFVRHFQSASSLTSSSVLPPPPPPPPTQTSMNAAPRLVPIFKNKQPSRHVNVALLRVQRTEEEEGRRRLTLPPSRKNRPTSSPLPLPDSSSSSSLASLPIPPPPIIPRFNCRRGPHSGATPTRPARPKIRRMSSLSPASKSGPGLLLLLAPNTEMKHGRAKSGSKTHVKFGTVSESVTDSGRKLQEKATEQPSAALPETPPPPPPPTSCDKDTTSTSGGAGVVFECKPKKSRVAVRDVDVEKMARSNQLFRVNSATLLVWLRGRGVSVSGKHKKDELMLKVMGCLAEA
- the LOC118291180 gene encoding uncharacterized protein C18orf63-like isoform X1, which produces MGQSRMSGVQRSLFFLGLPDLKELVCVTLSLQDDEDPRGKQIHICRELVLLFTDVLASPALDSFTHITVVVAIQFLQSGALRAFGHRRRLQLGSPQCVFPGDLQCCLSYSLITRLAPSWNKAGLYLVSGKGFLAERGRLNAVSMELSTSEGQLCFSIDPSSVRLPPTTLEDFNLPPLALRRFCSDRDSVLDPASSGGTTWCHVLPSMKKGQIITISRRLPRDGPFRTYADLQSHWNRLYGYRLPELAEEEVVYCSVYFRLVGERLFTYPLSCIRLQPPQCCPRADLQGALLSFLSDVRDRVQSVCGFPARLTRKPLTASLNSAASAQVLSDDEQLPAPPPPPRPVRPSRGSQPPAWTPLSQQVEAQGLLGNGGRFGSRLTQSQGCRGVRAWPSSSSSSSHVSISFPDPSDQQSAPSLSSSFSSSSFVRHFQSASSLTSSSVLPPPPPPPPTQTSMNAAPRLVPIFKNKQPSRHVNVALLRVQRTEEEEGRRRLTLPPSRKNRPTSSPLPLPDSSSSSSLASLPIPPPPIIPRFNCRRGPHSGATPTRPARPKIRRMSSLSPASKSGPGLLLLLAPNTEMKHGRAKSGSKTHVKFGTVSESVTDSGRKLQEKATEQPSAALPETPPPPPPPTSCDKDTTSTSGGAGVVFECKPKKSRVAVRDVDVEKMARSNQLFRVNSATLLVWLRGRGVSVSGKHKKDELMLKVMGCLAEA